In a single window of the Ruminococcus albus 7 = DSM 20455 genome:
- a CDS encoding GNAT family N-acetyltransferase codes for MKVLLCEDADWLLSEEAFSIYASCMFQPTYEDYKAQMEDCLTDSSVKVFVCEHRDKKTGMMVLKLSEAVAEIVGIAVSDNARRKGIGKQLIQRVMESENMESIKAQTDDDSIGFYRKCGFSDERIVIEYPDGSAVRYNCVLR; via the coding sequence ATGAAAGTTTTGTTATGCGAGGATGCAGATTGGCTGCTGTCAGAAGAAGCGTTCTCGATCTATGCTTCCTGTATGTTTCAACCGACATACGAGGACTATAAAGCACAGATGGAAGACTGTTTGACCGATTCATCGGTAAAAGTGTTTGTATGTGAACATCGAGACAAGAAAACAGGAATGATGGTTTTGAAACTGTCAGAAGCTGTTGCGGAGATTGTCGGAATAGCTGTATCTGATAATGCCCGCCGTAAGGGAATTGGAAAACAACTGATCCAACGAGTAATGGAATCGGAGAATATGGAAAGCATCAAAGCTCAAACAGATGATGATTCGATCGGCTTCTACCGAAAATGCGGCTTTTCAGATGAGAGAATCGTCATTGAATACCCCGACGGGTCAGCGGTTCGATATAACTGCGTTCTGCGTTAA
- a CDS encoding fibronectin type III domain-containing protein, which translates to MTENITWKRVTAGLMALVLAAGAVPTGLGGAFKDRIAVVASAEAETDTVKDTVKEETKEETEIWKGKGKGTKTAPYLISSADEWKQLAVLVNKGESFSGKYFKLTKDITVTEMIGKNEHPNETVSRPFSGIFDGNGRTLTVKIDESEKDDKTHGAAPFCGVKDAVIKNLVVKSSIYSGIHSAGLVGVSLGTLEINNVLVEADISGDTHNGGLVGHSFNTVMKITNCGFTGRVKASDVACALVGWCGPDANITVSNCLINGTIADAGTVNNIAEGMGGVVTIKNVYSTLEDKGNNSMTVKGSVTPVSEIKAPEAVEEELVYDGEEHELITEGSVKGAKMVYSLTVDGKYTTDIPKVTNAGEYKVWYKLEGMGNCTAKFVKVNVAKADIEPSVSVANWAYGDEASVPAVEGNTGEGEVTFEYKVKGADDETYTDKVPTEVGEYTVKATVAETENYNGDEAFADFAVEIKYTRHEAKPSSCNTIGNTEYYEGSDGKYYVLENTLYGGYKEIEKDSWIIPATHHHYEGAPEWKWTDDYSTATAEFNCVNGDATEKVKAEVTSDVKKPTCTEKGKAVYTAKVTFEGEEYTDTKTEVLEATGHSYGEPVWTWDKNNASVKIVCSECGDELSADAKITVKVINPTFEADGEIVYTAAATIDGKEYTDKKVVYTSKLSSDTTLSYVPGNGSVSLSWTAVDNAEKYAVCSFVGGKWRKFAEVEGTSYEVKGLKKGVNYKTAVLVYANGKWSSDFSNAIGVTPKSDFPVADVEVSGKRFKLSWSTVEGADRYGIGIYKDGEWELLAREDGDVNSVISPEFEDGTYRIAVFARVNGEWDMRNIDSRAFDVTIE; encoded by the coding sequence ATGACAGAAAATATTACTTGGAAGAGAGTTACTGCAGGCCTTATGGCACTGGTACTTGCTGCAGGTGCAGTACCTACCGGTCTGGGCGGAGCATTTAAAGACAGGATAGCTGTTGTCGCTTCCGCTGAGGCAGAAACTGATACTGTCAAGGATACTGTAAAAGAAGAGACAAAAGAAGAAACTGAGATATGGAAGGGAAAAGGCAAGGGCACAAAGACTGCACCCTATCTTATATCTTCTGCTGATGAATGGAAACAGCTTGCCGTACTGGTAAACAAGGGCGAAAGTTTCAGCGGTAAGTATTTCAAACTTACAAAGGATATAACAGTTACTGAGATGATAGGCAAGAACGAGCATCCCAACGAGACCGTGAGCCGTCCTTTCTCAGGTATATTTGACGGCAACGGCCGTACTCTTACTGTTAAGATAGATGAATCTGAAAAGGATGATAAGACCCACGGCGCTGCACCTTTCTGCGGTGTCAAGGATGCTGTTATAAAGAACCTTGTTGTAAAGAGCAGCATCTACAGCGGCATACATTCTGCAGGTCTTGTAGGTGTATCACTGGGTACTCTTGAGATAAACAATGTACTGGTAGAAGCTGATATCAGCGGTGACACCCATAACGGCGGACTGGTAGGTCACAGCTTCAATACTGTGATGAAGATAACAAACTGCGGCTTTACCGGAAGAGTGAAGGCATCAGATGTTGCCTGTGCACTTGTTGGCTGGTGCGGTCCCGATGCGAATATAACTGTATCTAACTGCCTGATAAACGGCACTATCGCTGATGCAGGCACTGTAAATAATATTGCTGAAGGTATGGGCGGTGTTGTTACAATAAAGAATGTTTATTCCACACTTGAAGATAAGGGTAATAACTCGATGACTGTAAAGGGCAGTGTTACACCTGTTTCTGAGATAAAAGCACCTGAGGCTGTGGAAGAAGAACTTGTATACGACGGTGAGGAGCATGAGCTGATAACCGAAGGCTCTGTAAAGGGTGCGAAGATGGTCTACTCTCTTACTGTTGACGGAAAGTATACAACTGATATACCAAAGGTTACCAATGCAGGCGAGTACAAGGTATGGTACAAGCTTGAAGGCATGGGCAACTGCACAGCGAAGTTTGTAAAGGTAAATGTTGCTAAGGCAGATATAGAGCCTTCTGTATCCGTTGCAAACTGGGCATACGGCGATGAGGCGAGTGTTCCTGCTGTTGAAGGCAACACCGGCGAAGGCGAAGTTACCTTTGAATACAAGGTGAAGGGTGCTGACGACGAGACCTATACCGATAAAGTTCCGACAGAGGTCGGTGAGTACACTGTAAAGGCTACTGTTGCTGAAACTGAGAACTACAACGGCGATGAAGCTTTTGCTGATTTTGCTGTTGAGATAAAGTATACCAGACACGAGGCAAAGCCTTCATCCTGCAACACTATAGGCAACACCGAGTACTATGAGGGTTCTGACGGAAAATACTATGTGCTTGAAAATACACTTTACGGCGGATACAAGGAGATCGAGAAGGATTCCTGGATAATACCCGCAACACATCATCATTACGAAGGTGCTCCCGAGTGGAAGTGGACTGATGATTACAGCACTGCAACAGCAGAGTTCAACTGCGTTAACGGCGATGCTACCGAGAAGGTAAAGGCTGAGGTAACATCCGATGTCAAGAAGCCTACCTGCACTGAAAAGGGCAAGGCTGTATATACTGCCAAGGTTACATTTGAGGGCGAGGAATATACTGATACCAAGACCGAGGTGCTTGAAGCTACCGGTCATTCCTATGGTGAGCCTGTATGGACATGGGATAAGAACAATGCAAGTGTAAAGATAGTATGCAGCGAGTGCGGCGATGAGCTTTCAGCTGATGCTAAGATAACTGTTAAGGTGATAAATCCGACTTTTGAAGCAGACGGTGAGATAGTATACACTGCTGCTGCAACTATTGACGGCAAGGAATATACCGATAAAAAGGTAGTATACACTTCTAAGCTTTCTTCGGATACTACACTTTCCTACGTTCCCGGAAACGGTTCGGTATCCCTGTCATGGACAGCGGTAGATAATGCTGAGAAGTACGCTGTATGCTCTTTTGTAGGCGGCAAGTGGCGTAAATTTGCTGAGGTAGAGGGTACATCCTACGAGGTCAAGGGTCTTAAGAAGGGTGTAAACTACAAGACCGCAGTACTGGTTTATGCAAACGGCAAATGGAGCAGCGATTTTTCAAATGCTATTGGTGTAACACCAAAGTCTGATTTCCCTGTTGCTGATGTTGAAGTATCCGGCAAGAGATTCAAGCTCAGCTGGTCAACTGTTGAAGGCGCTGACAGATACGGCATAGGCATCTACAAGGATGGCGAATGGGAGCTTCTTGCAAGAGAAGACGGAGATGTTAACAGTGTTATATCACCTGAATTTGAAGACGGTACATACAGGATAGCTGTATTTGCAAGAGTGAACGGCGAATGGGATATGAGAAATATTGATTCAAGAGCATTCGATGTTACTATAGAATAA